One genomic window of Prochlorococcus marinus str. NATL2A includes the following:
- a CDS encoding Fur family transcriptional regulator yields MTPQRKKVLSLFEEIGSGIHLSAEEVHSKLTISGEKVSLATIYRTLRLLVKMTFLNELDLSEGGNRFELLSHDHPDHHHLICIRCGRTEEFENNNVINAGKAAAKNFGFKLLESSLNVRALCPKCSNK; encoded by the coding sequence ACCCCTCAAAGGAAAAAGGTTCTTTCTCTGTTTGAAGAGATTGGCTCTGGAATCCATCTCAGCGCGGAGGAGGTACATTCCAAGTTGACAATTTCTGGGGAGAAGGTTTCTCTTGCGACTATTTACAGAACTTTAAGACTCTTGGTCAAGATGACCTTCCTTAATGAACTTGATTTAAGTGAGGGAGGGAATAGGTTCGAATTGCTTAGTCATGACCATCCAGATCATCATCATTTGATTTGTATTCGTTGTGGTAGAACTGAAGAGTTTGAAAATAATAATGTTATTAATGCTGGTAAAGCAGCAGCTAAAAACTTTGGATTTAAATTATTGGAGTCATCGTTAAATGTGAGAGCTTTATGTCCCAAGTGTTCTAACAAATAA
- the arsS gene encoding arsenosugar biosynthesis radical SAM (seleno)protein ArsS (Some members of this family are selenoproteins.), which translates to MEIIKKKFPKIKRDYLDTLQINIGYKCNQACSHCHVDSSPSRTEMMSDDIIKLIPKVIKANEIKLLDITGGAPELHPKFKQLVIEVRSLNVEVMDRCNLTILKEPGYESLAGFLASNKVQITASLPCYLEGNVDKQRGKGVFEKSILALKQLNNLGYGIKDKGLLLNLVYNPSTPQLPPSQKELEDIYRRELKERYGIFFSNLYVLANMPINRYENYLKTIGKLEEYNKLLKDNHNPGNINSVMCRSTLSVDWKGFLYDCDFNQQLGMKRNGNVKHLNDLLIPLVSLKNNPISTGNHCFGCTAGAGSSCGGELT; encoded by the coding sequence ATGGAGATAATTAAAAAAAAATTCCCAAAAATCAAGAGAGACTATCTTGATACTTTGCAAATAAACATAGGCTATAAATGTAATCAAGCCTGCAGTCATTGTCATGTTGATTCTAGTCCAAGCAGAACAGAAATGATGAGCGATGATATCATAAAACTCATACCTAAAGTTATCAAAGCTAACGAAATTAAGCTTCTAGATATTACCGGAGGAGCCCCCGAGCTTCATCCTAAATTTAAACAATTAGTAATAGAAGTACGTAGTCTTAATGTTGAAGTTATGGACAGATGTAATTTAACAATCCTTAAAGAGCCGGGTTACGAAAGTTTAGCAGGTTTTTTAGCATCAAATAAAGTACAAATAACTGCATCTCTTCCTTGTTATCTAGAGGGCAATGTAGACAAACAACGAGGAAAAGGTGTTTTTGAAAAAAGTATATTAGCTCTTAAACAGCTTAACAATTTAGGTTACGGCATAAAAGATAAAGGTCTGCTTTTGAATCTAGTCTATAATCCAAGTACTCCACAACTTCCACCATCTCAAAAAGAGCTAGAAGATATTTATAGACGCGAACTAAAAGAAAGGTATGGTATTTTTTTCTCGAATTTATATGTTTTAGCGAATATGCCAATTAATAGATATGAGAACTATTTAAAAACAATTGGAAAACTAGAAGAGTATAATAAATTACTCAAAGATAATCATAATCCAGGAAATATTAATTCAGTAATGTGTAGATCAACTCTTAGTGTTGATTGGAAAGGTTTTTTATATGATTGTGATTTCAACCAACAACTTGGGATGAAGAGAAATGGTAACGTGAAGCATTTGAATGATCTATTGATTCCACTTGTCTCTTTAAAGAATAATCCTATTTCAACAGGGAATCATTGTTTTGGATGTACTGCTGGAGCGGGTTCAAGTTGTGGTGGAGAATTAACTTAA